CACAGCAATGACGCTGATGTTATTGTTGATCGCCTTTTTACGGTTTTCGTTACAACGTATGTTTGACGGGGTCATGTCACCTATATCTAATCTTAGCAGTCAGCTTGCGAATCAAACCGCACATAGTTTTTCGGTTCCACATTGGGCGATTGACGAAGTTAAATTGTTGTCAGAGCGATTGAATGATTATAACCAAATGAAAGATCGTCTGATGAAACAAGAGCGTATGTTTGCCAATTATGCGAGTCACGAGTTAAAGACGCCCATTGCTATTGTATTGGGCGCGGCTAACTTGCAAGGCATGAAGGACGATCAAGACTTTCAGCTTAAACAGCGGAATCGAATTATTAATGCAGCAACAGGTATGCAAGATACGGTCGAAGTGTTGCTCAATATTGTGAAGCAAGAAAATGCTCACGACACAAGCTCCTCGTATCCTTATTCAGCCGGTAATATTCTGTTAGATAAATCAATCAGTAAACTGGCACAGGGCGTGACGTTTACTCTTGATATCGCCGATAGTACCCGGTTGAACCTGCCGTACACAGTGACGAATATCTTGCTGAAGAACTTAGTTGAAAACGCAATTCGCTTCACACAGTCTGGACACGTTCGCGTTTCTATAGCGCCTGATTTAATTGAAGTGTGTGATAGTGGCATTGGGCTACACGAATTGAGCGAGCAGGATACCGAACATGGACTCGGGCTGCTCATTGTTCGCCGTTTATGTGACAGTTATGGTTGGTCGTTTTCGTTAGAGAATCGGGAGCAAGGTGGCTGTGTGGCGCAGTTGGTACGATCAAACCCGGAGACAACAAATCCCACCGTTTAGTCTTTGCAATCCTACGATGATGGGCGATTAAGATAAGGTCAGTATTGCGTGGCTTGGGCGCTGGTAACGATTTCGATAATGCGACTTAAAGATGTTGGATAAATAAGCAATGTGGGCTACAAATTAGACCTAACGCCCGAAATTGTCATAATTTTTTAGTAACCTGAGTGTATAAGTTTGAGCTTTGGTTTACTCTAATGCCAGTTTGAGGTTTGGATGTATTGGGAGACAGTCATGTCCAATGAGTGGGGCGACTACGCAGAAACGTGGGAGCAGAACCCTGCCACCGCGGTATTCGCAGAGCGTGCATTTAATGAGTTAAACAAACTTGTTAGTTTGAAAGGATTAAAAGTTCTCGATTTTGGGTGTGGCACCGGATTGCTGGCTCAACAATTATCACCGATAGTGAAAGAAATCGTAGCGCTGGATACGTCAGAGCAAATGATTGAGCAGCTAGACGCAAAAGAACTGCCTAACGTAGAACCGGTCGTCGATAGCCTAAGCCGGGGCCTTGTGGCGTATCATCCTGCGTTCCGCAGTCAGTTTGATTTGATTGTTGCCTCTTCCGTATGTGGTTTCGTTGACAACTTCGATGAAATTGCCAAGGTAGCAAACTCGCTGCTTAATGAAGGTGGGCTGTTTGTTCACTGGGATTGGCTTGCTGAAAATGACAAAGCGGGTGGCCTAACAGTCAAACGTGCTAAGAAAGCCCTTGATGGAGCATTATTTAGTGCTGTGGATGTGAATACACCATTTAGCGTAGAGATGGAACACGGAGCACAGACTGTATTAATGGGTGTTGCTCAAAAGTAGTGAGTTTCTCTTTAATCATGAGTAAAAGGCGAGTAAATGGCTCGCTTTTTTGTTTGCCCAGCGAAGCTGGCAAACCCATTAGGCTGAAAGAAGCCTAAATCACCCTGATTGAGGGGAAGATAATCCGAATCGCAAGGGCGTTGCTGGTCAACGGCAGGGTTTGAAGGAAGCGATAGGAAGTTAACAGTACACAACGAAAGTGAACCTGATTCGGCAATTTAGGTGGGTAAGCGTGCAAAATAGCGTGAAGCCCGATACTCAATCAGACCTAGATTGTGCTTGAGGGTGGCATTGTTAACAGGGAGCCAGTGCAGTAACTGGGGAAGCCTGACACCACATCCGAGCAAACGTCGGAAGCATAAACTCAAGGCGAGAGCCAAGATCTATGTTGGTGCGAGGTGGCAGATGAATCCGTAGTAGTGAGTAAAGCTCGGCCGGTGAAGCCCAGTAATGGTGTGGAGGATAAAACTGAGCTGACCATCAGTAACACGTCTGATGGGACAACATTTTGCCAAAAGCAATCTGGTGTTGCGAAGGGATGAAGTACATTTTAAGTCTGTGATGAGCAGATGTTTTTTTTTTCAGTGGTATACAAGTTGATTAGCTATCGAGGTATTCCGTCTCGGTCTTTGTGAAAGCAAAGCACTGAAGCGAGAAACCGTACAAGGGAGTAACTCTGACTCACTCTAGTAAATTGCCATTGAGCTAGAAGGCTAGAGAGTGGAGTGAAATACACCAACACTGTGAGAGAGCATTTGTCCCCACACGGCACACAATCTAAAGGAAAAAGTTGAGAGTTTACTACAGTTTATATGGTCACTTGCTCCACAAAGAGCGACTCTATAAAGGATTTAAAAAAGTGTGGAAAGCGAAAGGCGCGGCCGGAATAGATAGGCAGAGCCTAAGCGACTACGCCCAAAATCTGAGTGATAACCTAGATCAACTTCTTCTGGAACTCAAAACCAAGCGATACACCCCTCAACCCGTCAGACGGGTAGAAATACCGAAAGATGATGGTGGGGTGCGATTACTTGGGATCCCAACAGTACGGGATAGAGTTGTCCAACAAGCTCTAAATGATCTATTAACCCCAATCTTCGAAGAGCAGTTTCACCCATCCAGCTTTGGGTATAGACCGAATCGAAGTTGTCACGATGCTATAAACAAAGCGACGATGTTCATCCGTCGATACGGAATGCAACACGTCGTAGATATGGACTTATCGAAGTGCTTCGATAAGCTCGATCATGAGCTTATTCTAAAAAGCATTAAGAAACGAGTCACAGACAGTAGCGTACTGGAGCTCATCAAACAGTTCCTGAAAAGTGGCGTAATAGTTGATGGAGAGTGGCAGCATACCGAGATAGGTAGTCCGCAAGGTGGAGTAATAAGCCCACTGATAGCGAACATCTATCTGGATGCGTTTGATCAAGAGATGCGAAAGCGAGGACATCGAATAGTCCGTTATGCCGACGACATACTGATCTTCTGTCGCAGCCGTAAAGGTGCAGAAAATGCGCAAGTACAGGCAACGAAGGTCCTGGAAAAACAGCTCAAGTTAACGGTGAACGAAACCAAATCACACATAGCGCACAGCGGCGAAGGTGTGAAATTCCTTGGAATAGAAATCGGTAGCCATTATAGCCGTATTCAGCCAAAGAAAATGTCGACGTTCAAAGGAAAGTTGAAGCGAGTGACAAGACGCAATGGCGGTAAGCCATTGTTAGAAGTCATTAAACAACTGAATCCACTTCTGAGAGGGTTCAGCCAGTACTTTCGAATAGCGAATGCCAACAGGGAGTTTAAGAAACTGGCCGCGTGGTTAAGGCGAAGACTTCGCAGCGTCCAATTACGATTATGGAAAAAACCGACCCGACTCCACCGCAGGCTAAGACAGCTAGGTTACGAAGGGTCATTCAGGTATATCTGTATGGATAGTTGGAGAAATGCTGCGAGTCCATTAGCCAGTTACTCGATGCCAAATCAATGGTTTAACGACCTTGGATTAGTGAATCTTGAACACGTTAGGACAGGATATGTGTTCAGCCATTATGCTGAATGGAAATGTGCATGAGCCGTATACGAGGTCCGTACGTACGGTTCTGTGAGAGGGATGAGGCGGAGACGCCTCACCCTACTCGATGTTGCCTGTTAACTAGAGTTCAAGGCCATATCTTTGGTATAAATTGGCCATAAAGCCATCTCGATGCATGCTGATCATTGCAAGTTTCAATCGTAGTATTTTGTGTTCACTAATCTTAAGATTACAGGCTAAGCCGCCGAGTGAAGTATAAAATACTAACTTAGGCTTTAGCATCAGTTGGTCAGTGAGCATGTAGTGTTCAGCGTTGATGAGCTCAGATGCCCATAGCTCTATTCTATTCTTCTGTAACTTCCAAAAGCTTTGTTGATTGGTTGAAGACATTTCTACTTGAAAGCCATGACTAATCAAGTATTCACTAATGCCCGCCCCTCGGTAACTGCCTACGACATACGGTTTCGCGTCTTCCATTGTTTTGATTTCAATATTGTTATCCGGGTGCGCAAACAAACCAAAACGCGACACCAACACAGGACTTATCCATTGAAAGCGTGCTTCTCTCTCTTGAGAGCGGGCAAGGGGAATGATGCACTGGGTGTTATTACGCTCTACCGACAACAAGGCTCGCTTTAATGGCACAAACTTAAGTTCGTAGTTGATGTTGGTTCGGCTGAACATTTCATGAACAATATCCACCAAGAGGCCAGTGATCGCATCGCCCTTTTTTATGGCAAAAGGAGGGGCTTCATAGGTGAGTACTTGGATCGTCGTCGCGCCGCTACAAGGATATACAATCATGGTAAGCAGAAGGGTGAGGGCTTTCCAATTAACGCCAAGCATTGATAGATTCCTCGAATGTCTTGGTGATGCCTTTTACGGCTTTATCATTGCGTGGTTTTGGTGAACCTGGCTGGTTTAACCAGTATTCAGCTCCCCTTATTTCATTAAGCTTTGGGCTGCATGAGTGTGAATTGCTGATGGATAATGACAGTAAGTGATTGTCGACATCATAGGCAAAATTGTCTAACCCATCTTGTGTGGTGACGCCCCCTTCGATTATTTTTGAAATGTGTTGCCACCACATATTCGAAAGCCCCGGATAATCGGGTACGTTTGTGCCGGTTGGTGTCCAGATATCTCGGCCTGAGCTTCGATAAAATTCCACTAGGCCGCCTAGAAAAGGAGCCTGTTCAGTCATAAATACCGAATCAATATCTGATTTTCTGATCGGAGTTAGGCCAACTAGCGTTTTACGCAGTGAGACCGTTTTTGATACGACGAATTGAGCATAAAGCCAGGCCGCTTGCTGTCGTTTTAGTGGCGTGTTTTTGAGGAGTGTCCACGCGCCCGTATCTTGATATCCAGATTTCATTCCTTTTTGCCAATATTTTCCCAAAGGAGAGGGGGCAACGCGCCATTTTGGCGTTCCGTCGAGATTCACAACAGGTAGGCTAGGGTGAGTTAAATCAGAAACAAACGCGGTATACCAAAAAATTTGCTGAGCAATCACGCCTTTCGCGGGCCATTCGCCTGCTTGGCTAAAGTTTAGAGTAACGGCTTCTTCTGGGGCGTATTGTAACCATTCAATATACTTATCAATAGCGTAGACAGCGGCTGGGCTGTTGAGTGCTCCACCTCTAGAAATGCTGGCTCCAGAAGGTCGGCAACCAGTGACTCTGATCCCCCATTCATCAACGGGAACGCCATTGGGTAGCCCTTTGTCGCCAACACCTGCCATTGATAACCATGCATCGGACAATCGCCAACCGAGAGATGGGTCGGTTTTGGCATAGTCCATATGGCCATAAATCCGTTGTCCGTCGATCTCGGCAATGTCTTCTGAAAAAAAGGCGGCGATGTCTTCATAGGCCTGCCAGTTTTGAGGTACACCGAGTTCGTAACCGTAGATTTCTCTAAACCTATCTTGAAAATCTTTGCGGCTAAACCAGTCGTGACGATACCAATAAAGGTTCGCAAATTGTTGATCCGGAAGTTGGTAGAGCTCACCATCTGGAGCGGTAGTAAATTTTAGGCCGATAAAGTCGTCGAGATCTAGCGTCGGTGAGGTGACAGATTTGCCTTCATTCGCCATAAATTGAGTTAAGGAAACGACGTTTTCTGAGCGAAAGTGAGTCCCAATTAAATCGCTGTCGTTGATGTAAGCATCGTATAGATTTTGTTTGGTAATTTGTTGAGCCTCGAGTTTCTTAAGAACATCGTCTTCACCCGTTAGTTCATGGATTACTTTTATTCCCGTTATGTCATAGAAGGATTTGGCCAACACGCTGGCCTCATACCAATGAGTGGTAATACGCTCTGAAGTGACTCTGATTTCTAGTCCTTTAAAGGGTTCTGCTGCTTTGGCAAACCAGCGTAATTCTTGTCTTTGTTCTTCTCTAGATAAGGTTGACGGGTAGAATTCATTTAACCAAGGTTCAATAGCGGTATCGTTCGCAAAAAGTGCAAATGGACTGAATGCGAAAGCTACCGCAAAGAATTGGCGCGCTCCAAACATCAACGGTTTACCTCTAAGATCTGATAACATTAACTATGGCTCAGATATGTGAATTTGCCAATATGCGGTGCTTATCTGATGTCGCTCGTTTCTCGAAATACTATTGAGGTCGTATCGTTGGTAATGTTTGCGTGATGAACTTATTGGCGAATACAGAGGGTAACAAGAAGCGATGAAACTAACCTTGTGGTAGCCTTTTTAACGTCGCAGGCACAATGAGCTTATGCACAGGGGCCACAAAGAACATATACACTTTACCAAAGGTGTTCTTTACATGAACAACGCTGCTTGCATGAAGAGTGGCGGTGTCTCCGTTCGGGTCAATGAAAAACGAGAGTCTTACGTCTAAGTGCTTGTCCCTGTCTTCGAGGATCACTTCTTCATGATTGAGTGAGTAGATGGAAAAGATCCCGAGTTGATCTCCAACTTGATATTCATTGCTTGGTTTATCGACACTAAAGTCAGCCATTTTTCCGAGATGTTTTAGCCCAAGTCTAGAAACAATCTGATTTCGCAATGTCATCAGCCTATTGACCCAGCTTGGGGTTTCTTGTGCCATTCGCATGTAAAGCTCTAACGCCGATTGACCTTCGTAATGGATATTCACGTGATGAGTATCAGAAAAATAAGCATTTTCAGTGAGTTTACTGATCATTGTGTTCTCAGGAATTGCCATAATACGTCCTTTGTATGTACTTCCTATTGTTATTGTGAGGCTATGTCTGACTTTAGAAAGTGAATGGTAATGAATTAAGTACATCAAATATTAGCATTTGAGCATTAACTAAAAAACAAATTAAATGATAATTATTTGCATTGTTAGACTTGAACGTTATGATTCACCACATGAATTAATTCAGCCTTCCTAGTGCTCTTGTTTTATTGAAGATGGGCGTACGATAAGAGGGCCAATAGTGACTATGTTTAAAAAATCATTAATTATCATGAGCTGTGCTTTGGTTAGTTTCTCAAGTGCAGCTAAATTAGAGTTGGTTGCAGAGTATCAAGACTGGCAGCGCTTTGAAGCGAAGAGCTTTGACGGAAAAAATACGGTTATGCTTGGGGTTGCGGAGCCTAGTCAATCAGATCATACCGAAACTATTGCACTTCGTTGTACCACCGAGGGGGTCAATCTGTTGTTTTTCCATTCTGTCAGTCGTGATGAACTTGGCTATGAGGTAAAAGCACAAATCGATTCGAATGCCTCGTTTACAATGGATGTCTGGATTAAGGGATCGACTCATTGGGCGACAGTGCCAGATGAGCACCTCAAACAGTTCCAAACTGGTAGTCAGCTTAATATTGAATTGTTAGGGGATGCTAGTAATGATGGGGTAACACTATCACTCAAAGGATTTGCAAAAATGCACCAAGTGTTAGTCCCGACCTGTATTGAGTGACTTAGGATAAGACAATCTACTTAAAAGGATCGTAAGTGGAATCAGCAAAAATATGGAAAAGCGAGCACTTTTCAGGGATTGAATTGTTGTCTGCCAGTTACAACAAATTTGAATTTGCCAAGCATTGGCATGATGAACTGGCAATTGGTTTGATCGAGGAAGGCGCCGAAGGGTTACTTTATCGTGGTCGGGACATTGTCGTGCCGAAAAATCACATTATTGCTATCAACCCTTCAGAGATTCATACGGGTTACGTAAGTTGTCATGAAGGCTGGCGTTATCGTATGTTTTATTTTGATTTGCATACGATTTACCAACAATTTGAGCAGTCCGGAATTCCAGTTGATCCGATTATAGATAAACCAGTAATAGATGATATCAATTTATTTTCCGAGCTTAAGCAGCTTCACATGGCGCTTGAAAATAGCAGCTTTAATCTGACCAAAGATTCATTGCTGGCCGTCGTACTCGAAAAATTGTTTACCCGTTATGGCTCAGTAAAAGCGAGCCGATGTTCAAGAAGTCACGACGACAAAAGTGCGCTTCAAACCAAAGAGTATCTGCTTGATAACTGGCAGTTGAATGTTTCGTTAGAAGAGTTAGAAGGAGAAACTGGCCGGTCGAAGTTTCAATTAATCAGAGCCTTCAAACTTGCCTATGGGATCACGCCCCATCAGTTTCTTCTTTTGGTTAAGGCTCAGAAAGCGAAATACTTGTTAGCCAAGGGAAACAGCTGTGTAGAAACATCGCTTACTTGTGGGTTTTACGATCAAAGTCACTTCAACAGAAACTTCAAACGGGCTTTTGGCATCACTCCCACAAACTACCTTTCTCGTTAATTTCAATTTTGTACAAGAGACTTAAAATACGATGAATTATTCTTCTTTCAACATGTTAGAGGAGAGAAAGTATGAGTCTATTTTTTGTTTGGTTAGGGGTTATGTTCCCACTGGTTTTTAGCCCAGGCCCTGCCAATATCATTTTTGCAGCATCCGGCGCGAGAGTCGGCGTTCGACAATCATTACCGCTTTTATTCGGAGTGGATCTTGTCTTTATAATCAAGTCGTTACTCATTGGGTTTGGATTAGGACAAGTTCTTCAAGGTTACCCAAATGTCATGAATGTGATGCAGTTTCTTGGCGCAAGCTATCTTATTTATATGGCTGTCTCCTTCTTAAAAAGTGCGAATAAAACGTCAGAAAGTGAGCAAAAAGTGTTTGGTTTCGTCGATGGTGTATTTGTGCAATTACTGAATAGCAAAGGCTGGTTAATGGTCTTGCTGATGTTTTCGCTTTTTAGTGAGCAGGCTCAGGATACCTTTGGAAACCAAGGGGTTTTTGTTTTAGTGCTCTGGCTTGCGTTACTGAATGTTTCGATGCATCTGCTATGGATTAAGATGGGTTTTTGGTTATCAAAAATCAGTAGTAGCCCGCAATATGCCAAGGGTTTGAATTGTTTTTATGCCAGTTGTTTGCTTTTGGTGTCATTTGGCTTAATCATAAATAATCCAATGTGGCTTTGATTTAAGAGCCCAAATGATGTGGATTTGAAACGCATCTATCGATCTAAGCGTGGTTAAACATGGTCGCACAAGAATGCCGATAGGGTTCATTGTGCGCCAGTATTAAAAAGGAAGTGGCAGATTGGGACGTAGCATTCCGATCAGACAATATTGCTAAGTTCTCCTCCTTCTCAAAAAAACAGCAAAGAAAATGAGAATCATTTGTAAGTGAGGGTGGGTTTATTTATGCTCTCACCACGAATTGATCAGAATAAGAATGAACACAATGAGTGGGCAACCGTTTTATGAGCACCTTTTTGAGCACTCAGTACAAGTGACTCCGTACTTGAAAGGGGCCATTAATTTCTCACCTAATGAGACGTTAGCCGGATCCACTATCCACGTTGATCTTCCTAGTTCCGAATGCATTCGTGAGCTTTATGAAAGTTTGAAGCGTTCTCACCCGGAAGCAGGGGCGCCATACTGGCTCACTCGGACATGGACTTTGCTTTGCTGGCAACCCGTCTATGTAGCATTCATTGCGATCTATGCGTGTCGGGGCCTACCACCACTTTCTACAATGGGTCAGCAGGTTCATCCTAACTTTGTAGCCGGATATCAGTTTGACTCTGATCACTACACGCAAGGTAGTGAACAAGAACTGATCTTACAAGCTGGTCGGGAGCTCGGTATTCTGTTCGAATATTACCAAAAAGAGATGAGTGAGTGGGTTCGGATTCGGCCGGGCTTTACTCGTCATCTTATCGCTGACGGGATACTCGGCTGTCTGGTTAAATTGAGCCAATTTTCTTCCAACTTACCCAAAGACTATCTGTTTGAACAAGCTAAACAATGGTTGATTGCCTGCAACTTACCAGAAAAGCTGATGGCTTCTTTGACTTACAACGAAGAATCAAAGCAGCTCAGCCTAGTGCGAACGAGTTGCTGTTTGGTGATTAAATGTAACGGCAGGAAGTTGTGCTTAGACTGCCCACGGCACCCAGACAATAAACGTTAAGGCAGCCCGCTTGTTTTGGTTGTTTCGGTATTTTCTGATAAGTAGCCAGTAGCAAGAATGAGAACAGAAAACGCGATGCATAGGTAGATAGGGTAAAGTGGGCTAAGCGTTGACGTAAATGCCAGCAGTGATGCTAGTCCATATCCTATGGTATGAGACATAGAAATGTAACCGGCGACGGTAGCTGGAGCATCGTTATGTTTTTCCGTTGCCGATGATGTGTAGGCGGGAACAAGTAGCGCTGCGCCAACAGAGGTCACAGCCATCGCAATTCCAAACCCCCAGATGCTAGGTAACAAGAAAAGCGCAAATCCTACGACCAAAAATATCCCACCAAAGCGATACATAACAAAGGGCGTTAACTTCTTCTTTTTTATCACCAAAGCCTGAGTGATGAACGTACACGCTGCACTTATCGTCAGCAATAGGCCAATGCCGTTGCTTAATTGTCCCGTAGACCAGCTCGTTACCGCTAAAATCAGTGGAGAAAAACTGTACTGAAGTAAGGCGATTGCGGCGCACAGCAATAGACCACTCATTAAGAAAGGCGCTAGCGTTCTTTGGGGAAGCCAAGGTGTTGGCAACGTTTGATCTTGAGGTGCACCGTTCTTGTTAGGTGCGGGCAATAATAGTGTGGTGGCTAACGCAATACAGGGCAGCAGGATCATAATGATCAAAGGTGCGAACGGCGAGATCTTGAGTGCCAAGAGAGAAATGATTGGCCCAACTAAGCGACCAGCACTTAAGCCGATACTGATTGACGTAATTGCTTGAATACGGGCTTTATCACCACAAAGAAGGATCGCCCAATGCTGGCTTGCAGGAACCATCCCCGAAACCGTGCAGCCATAGATAATTCGAGCAACGATTAGCCCTATGAAGCATAGAAAGTAAGAAGCTTCGCCATTTTTACTGGTGATCGCAAACCAGCACAGCAATGAAAAGCTGACCGCCATGCCAATAAGAGCCTGAATGATCACCTTTTTGGGGCCATGCTTGTCACTATAGCGCCCCCATAAGGGGGCTGATGGTAAAAACAGCACGCTGCCTATCGCGATGAAAATTGACCAAGTGGGCAAACTGAATGCCGAATGTTCAACAAGAAAAGGCAAAGAGATCAGTAGGCCGTTTTGGCCGATTCCCATCAATGCGGAAACCAGGCTGATGGCGATTAAGTGAAACCGTTTATTTTTTATAACTGACATAGGTTGTGGGTGCTACAAAGTGTAAGAAAGCTCATTTATGATTATTTTAGGGTAATGATAAGCTTATTGATTATGTGAATTATTATCATTATAATTTTAATGTGGTAACATTAACGTCTATTAGCCGATAACTCAACTTCATATTTGATATGTACCAGCTTACCAATACATCTTTCGATATCGACGGCAAGACGATTCTTGCTCCGACGAACCTGACGTTTGAACCAAACCAGATAACGACCTTACTGGGTCATAATGGCTGTGGGAAATCCACATTGGTTAAGCTGTTAAGTCGACAAAATACGCCGACTCAAGGCCAAGTATTCTTCGATAATCAGTTAGTTTCTTCGTACAGTCATCTTGAGTTTGCGCATCGTGTTGCTTACTTGCCACAACACCCACCCATCACTGATGGTGTGACGGTTAGAGAGTTGGCGTGCTTTGGTCGGTATCCTTGGAAAGGGGCTTTTGGGCGTTACAGTAAAAATGATTACGCCATTGTCGATGACGCCATTGAAAAAGTAGGCCTAAGCGCGTTCGCGAATCGATTTGTCGCAACTTTGTCGGGCGGTGAAAGACAAAGAGCTTGGGTTGCGATGTTACTGGCTCAACAAAGCCAATGCATTTTGCTTGATGAGCCGACTTCCGCATTGGATGTGGCTCACCAACACGAATTGTTAGCATTAATCCGAGATCTCAATCAGTCACTAGGCTTAACGGTCATCATGGTGCTTCATGATGTCAACATGGCCGCCAAATTCAGCGATCAGTTGGTTGCGCTTCATTCCGGAAATGTGATTGCCTCTGGCACCCCGAAAGAAATGATGACCCCCGACACGCTGATGCAAATCTACGGTATGGAACTCGCTCTATTTGAGCACCCCAAAACTGGGCAACCGATTAGCTACATCTCCTAAATCCACACTCTTAAATCAAAAGGAATTTGTTGTGAATAAGCTTATTACGGCGCTGTGTGCCGTGTTCACTTTCAATGCTTATGCGCTTGAGGTAACACATGAAATGGGCACGGTTTCTTTCGATACGACGCCACAAAAAGTGGTGGCGTTAGACTGGGCTCTCACCGAAACCGTGTTGAGCCTTGGGGTTGAACTTGAGGGCGTTGCAGA
This DNA window, taken from Vibrio tapetis subsp. tapetis, encodes the following:
- a CDS encoding class I SAM-dependent DNA methyltransferase translates to MSNEWGDYAETWEQNPATAVFAERAFNELNKLVSLKGLKVLDFGCGTGLLAQQLSPIVKEIVALDTSEQMIEQLDAKELPNVEPVVDSLSRGLVAYHPAFRSQFDLIVASSVCGFVDNFDEIAKVANSLLNEGGLFVHWDWLAENDKAGGLTVKRAKKALDGALFSAVDVNTPFSVEMEHGAQTVLMGVAQK
- a CDS encoding ABC transporter substrate-binding protein, whose product is MFGARQFFAVAFAFSPFALFANDTAIEPWLNEFYPSTLSREEQRQELRWFAKAAEPFKGLEIRVTSERITTHWYEASVLAKSFYDITGIKVIHELTGEDDVLKKLEAQQITKQNLYDAYINDSDLIGTHFRSENVVSLTQFMANEGKSVTSPTLDLDDFIGLKFTTAPDGELYQLPDQQFANLYWYRHDWFSRKDFQDRFREIYGYELGVPQNWQAYEDIAAFFSEDIAEIDGQRIYGHMDYAKTDPSLGWRLSDAWLSMAGVGDKGLPNGVPVDEWGIRVTGCRPSGASISRGGALNSPAAVYAIDKYIEWLQYAPEEAVTLNFSQAGEWPAKGVIAQQIFWYTAFVSDLTHPSLPVVNLDGTPKWRVAPSPLGKYWQKGMKSGYQDTGAWTLLKNTPLKRQQAAWLYAQFVVSKTVSLRKTLVGLTPIRKSDIDSVFMTEQAPFLGGLVEFYRSSGRDIWTPTGTNVPDYPGLSNMWWQHISKIIEGGVTTQDGLDNFAYDVDNHLLSLSISNSHSCSPKLNEIRGAEYWLNQPGSPKPRNDKAVKGITKTFEESINAWR
- a CDS encoding sensor histidine kinase, which codes for MMWLKGHYLERGSNSIKDVKSRLLTTFSVIALSSSFLVFLIFSLYLVYNEDVQIQQHLKSFKQVAIEYYSLNKTDSAQISPNIMAFYTAESLPTALKSELPYDVNVVTRFRAFSEGGFMVYHTNFVDDSGEERALYLSVGSRDLDFGDDNWDTLLLTAMTLMLLLIAFLRFSLQRMFDGVMSPISNLSSQLANQTAHSFSVPHWAIDEVKLLSERLNDYNQMKDRLMKQERMFANYASHELKTPIAIVLGAANLQGMKDDQDFQLKQRNRIINAATGMQDTVEVLLNIVKQENAHDTSSSYPYSAGNILLDKSISKLAQGVTFTLDIADSTRLNLPYTVTNILLKNLVENAIRFTQSGHVRVSIAPDLIEVCDSGIGLHELSEQDTEHGLGLLIVRRLCDSYGWSFSLENREQGGCVAQLVRSNPETTNPTV
- a CDS encoding substrate-binding periplasmic protein, which encodes MLGVNWKALTLLLTMIVYPCSGATTIQVLTYEAPPFAIKKGDAITGLLVDIVHEMFSRTNINYELKFVPLKRALLSVERNNTQCIIPLARSQEREARFQWISPVLVSRFGLFAHPDNNIEIKTMEDAKPYVVGSYRGAGISEYLISHGFQVEMSSTNQQSFWKLQKNRIELWASELINAEHYMLTDQLMLKPKLVFYTSLGGLACNLKISEHKILRLKLAMISMHRDGFMANLYQRYGLEL
- a CDS encoding LysE family translocator codes for the protein MSLFFVWLGVMFPLVFSPGPANIIFAASGARVGVRQSLPLLFGVDLVFIIKSLLIGFGLGQVLQGYPNVMNVMQFLGASYLIYMAVSFLKSANKTSESEQKVFGFVDGVFVQLLNSKGWLMVLLMFSLFSEQAQDTFGNQGVFVLVLWLALLNVSMHLLWIKMGFWLSKISSSPQYAKGLNCFYASCLLLVSFGLIINNPMWL
- a CDS encoding DUF2867 domain-containing protein, which gives rise to MAIPENTMISKLTENAYFSDTHHVNIHYEGQSALELYMRMAQETPSWVNRLMTLRNQIVSRLGLKHLGKMADFSVDKPSNEYQVGDQLGIFSIYSLNHEEVILEDRDKHLDVRLSFFIDPNGDTATLHASSVVHVKNTFGKVYMFFVAPVHKLIVPATLKRLPQG
- the ltrA gene encoding group II intron reverse transcriptase/maturase, with product MRVYYSLYGHLLHKERLYKGFKKVWKAKGAAGIDRQSLSDYAQNLSDNLDQLLLELKTKRYTPQPVRRVEIPKDDGGVRLLGIPTVRDRVVQQALNDLLTPIFEEQFHPSSFGYRPNRSCHDAINKATMFIRRYGMQHVVDMDLSKCFDKLDHELILKSIKKRVTDSSVLELIKQFLKSGVIVDGEWQHTEIGSPQGGVISPLIANIYLDAFDQEMRKRGHRIVRYADDILIFCRSRKGAENAQVQATKVLEKQLKLTVNETKSHIAHSGEGVKFLGIEIGSHYSRIQPKKMSTFKGKLKRVTRRNGGKPLLEVIKQLNPLLRGFSQYFRIANANREFKKLAAWLRRRLRSVQLRLWKKPTRLHRRLRQLGYEGSFRYICMDSWRNAASPLASYSMPNQWFNDLGLVNLEHVRTGYVFSHYAEWKCA
- a CDS encoding helix-turn-helix transcriptional regulator is translated as MESAKIWKSEHFSGIELLSASYNKFEFAKHWHDELAIGLIEEGAEGLLYRGRDIVVPKNHIIAINPSEIHTGYVSCHEGWRYRMFYFDLHTIYQQFEQSGIPVDPIIDKPVIDDINLFSELKQLHMALENSSFNLTKDSLLAVVLEKLFTRYGSVKASRCSRSHDDKSALQTKEYLLDNWQLNVSLEELEGETGRSKFQLIRAFKLAYGITPHQFLLLVKAQKAKYLLAKGNSCVETSLTCGFYDQSHFNRNFKRAFGITPTNYLSR
- a CDS encoding siderophore ferric iron reductase is translated as MSGQPFYEHLFEHSVQVTPYLKGAINFSPNETLAGSTIHVDLPSSECIRELYESLKRSHPEAGAPYWLTRTWTLLCWQPVYVAFIAIYACRGLPPLSTMGQQVHPNFVAGYQFDSDHYTQGSEQELILQAGRELGILFEYYQKEMSEWVRIRPGFTRHLIADGILGCLVKLSQFSSNLPKDYLFEQAKQWLIACNLPEKLMASLTYNEESKQLSLVRTSCCLVIKCNGRKLCLDCPRHPDNKR